The following coding sequences are from one Rathayibacter sp. VKM Ac-2760 window:
- the fbaA gene encoding class II fructose-bisphosphate aldolase, protein MPVATPDQYAEMLDKAKKGGFAYPAFNVSSSQTINSVLQGLSEAGSDGIIQVTTGGADYFAGHTVKNRAAGAIAFAKFATEVAKNYPVTVALHTDHCPQNALDGFVYPLIAASEEEVKAGREPLFQSHMWDGSAVPLDENLKIAQEILPRVKAINAILEVEIGVVGGEEDGVSHDINEHLYTTLDDAIATVEALGFGEQGRYMAALTFGNVHGVYKPGNVRLRPELLREIQDGLQKKYGTEALPLDLVFHGGSGSTDEEIAEAVRNGVVKMNIDTDTQYAFSRSVADTVLKNYDGFLKVDGEVGNKKVYDPRSWGKIAETAMAVRVAEATRQLGSAGHSGK, encoded by the coding sequence ATGCCCGTCGCTACCCCGGACCAGTACGCAGAGATGCTCGACAAGGCGAAGAAGGGCGGGTTCGCGTACCCCGCGTTCAACGTCTCCTCCTCGCAGACCATCAACTCCGTGCTCCAGGGCCTGTCCGAGGCCGGCTCGGACGGCATCATCCAGGTGACCACCGGAGGCGCCGACTACTTCGCCGGCCACACGGTGAAGAACCGCGCCGCCGGAGCGATCGCCTTCGCGAAGTTCGCCACCGAGGTCGCCAAGAACTACCCGGTCACCGTCGCCCTGCACACCGACCACTGCCCGCAGAACGCGCTCGACGGCTTCGTCTACCCGCTGATCGCCGCCTCCGAGGAGGAGGTCAAGGCCGGTCGCGAGCCGCTCTTCCAGTCGCACATGTGGGACGGCTCGGCCGTGCCCCTCGACGAGAACCTGAAGATCGCGCAGGAGATCCTGCCGCGCGTGAAGGCGATCAACGCGATCCTCGAGGTCGAGATCGGCGTCGTCGGCGGCGAGGAGGACGGCGTCTCGCACGACATCAACGAGCACCTCTACACGACGCTCGACGACGCGATCGCGACCGTCGAGGCCCTCGGCTTCGGCGAGCAGGGCCGCTACATGGCGGCGCTGACCTTCGGCAACGTGCACGGCGTCTACAAGCCCGGCAACGTGCGCCTGCGCCCCGAGCTCCTCCGCGAGATCCAGGACGGCCTGCAGAAGAAGTACGGCACCGAGGCGCTCCCGCTCGACCTCGTCTTCCACGGCGGCTCCGGCTCGACCGACGAGGAGATCGCCGAGGCGGTCCGCAACGGCGTCGTCAAGATGAACATCGACACGGACACCCAGTACGCCTTCAGCCGCTCGGTCGCCGACACGGTGCTGAAGAACTACGACGGCTTCCTCAAGGTCGACGGCGAGGTCGGCAACAAGAAGGTCTACGACCCGCGCTCGTGGGGCAAGATCGCCGAGACCGCCATGGCCGTCCGCGTCGCCGAGGCGACCCGCCAGCTCGGCTCCGCCGGCCACTCCGGCAAGTAG
- a CDS encoding PhoH family protein: protein MTVPQGTDPQNGTQGAVHRRAQHGSSDRTEQLQRTYVLDTSVLLSDPSSMFRFAEHAVVLPIVVISELEGKRNDPEIGYFARQALRNLDELRVKHERLDFPIRVGRGGTLRVELNHSNMSVLPSGLQLGDNDSRILAVAMNLQSEGALVTVVSKDMPMRVKAASIGLAAEEYLAELAPESGWTGMDDVTLAGDQMSELYDRERLFTDEVADIPINTGLVVHSDRGSALARVTGKRQIALVRGDRDVFGLHGRSAEQRLAIDLLLDQEVGIVSLGGRAGTGKSALALCAGLEAVLEKRQHKKIMVFRPLYAVGGQDLGFLPGDAAEKMNPWAQAVFDTLGALVSQNVLDEVIERGMLEVLPLTHIRGRSLHDAFVIVDEAQSLERNVLLTVLSRVGQNSRVVLTHDVAQRDNLRVGRYDGVASVIETLKGHPLFAHVTLTRSERSAIAALVTEMLESNESA from the coding sequence GTGACAGTTCCCCAGGGTACGGATCCGCAGAACGGCACGCAGGGCGCGGTCCACCGCCGCGCACAGCACGGCTCCTCGGATCGCACCGAGCAGCTCCAGCGCACCTACGTCCTCGACACCTCGGTGCTGCTGTCGGATCCCTCCTCGATGTTCCGCTTCGCGGAGCACGCCGTCGTCCTGCCGATCGTCGTGATCAGCGAGCTCGAGGGCAAGCGCAACGACCCCGAGATCGGCTACTTCGCCCGCCAGGCGCTGCGCAATCTCGACGAGCTGCGGGTCAAGCACGAGCGGCTCGACTTCCCGATCCGGGTCGGCCGGGGCGGGACCCTCCGCGTCGAGCTCAACCACTCGAACATGTCGGTCCTCCCCAGCGGGCTGCAGCTCGGCGACAACGACTCGCGGATCCTCGCCGTCGCGATGAACCTGCAGAGCGAGGGCGCCCTCGTCACCGTCGTGTCGAAGGACATGCCGATGCGCGTGAAGGCCGCGTCGATCGGCCTCGCCGCCGAGGAGTACCTGGCCGAGCTCGCCCCCGAGTCCGGCTGGACCGGCATGGACGACGTCACCCTCGCCGGCGACCAGATGAGCGAGCTCTACGATCGCGAGCGGCTCTTCACCGACGAGGTCGCCGACATCCCGATCAACACCGGCCTCGTCGTGCACTCGGACCGCGGCTCCGCGCTCGCCCGGGTGACCGGCAAGCGCCAGATCGCGCTGGTGCGCGGCGACAGGGACGTCTTCGGCCTGCACGGCCGCTCGGCCGAGCAGCGGCTCGCGATCGACCTGCTGCTCGACCAGGAGGTGGGCATCGTCTCGCTCGGCGGCCGGGCCGGCACCGGCAAGTCGGCGCTCGCGCTCTGCGCGGGCCTCGAGGCCGTGCTGGAGAAGCGCCAGCACAAGAAGATCATGGTGTTCCGGCCGCTCTACGCGGTCGGCGGCCAGGACCTCGGCTTCCTGCCCGGCGACGCGGCGGAGAAGATGAACCCGTGGGCGCAGGCGGTCTTCGACACCCTCGGCGCGCTGGTCTCGCAGAACGTGCTCGACGAGGTGATCGAGCGCGGGATGCTCGAGGTGCTGCCGCTGACGCACATCCGCGGGCGCTCGCTGCACGACGCCTTCGTGATCGTCGACGAGGCGCAGTCGCTCGAGCGCAACGTGCTGCTGACGGTGCTGTCCCGGGTCGGCCAGAACTCGCGGGTGGTGCTCACCCACGACGTCGCGCAGCGGGACAACCTGCGGGTCGGCCGCTACGACGGCGTCGCCTCGGTGATCGAGACACTGAAGGGGCACCCGCTGTTCGCGCACGTCACGCTGACCCGCTCGGAGCGCTCGGCGATCGCGGCGCTCGTCACCGAGATGCTGGAGTCGAACGAGTCGGCCTGA
- a CDS encoding exodeoxyribonuclease VII small subunit codes for MADARTDSPAVQSSDPVPSGETDVSGFSYEQARDELVRVVSELEQGSSTLERSLALWERGEALAARCEEWLIGARARLDAARSGGSGAGGSSNG; via the coding sequence ATGGCCGACGCCCGCACCGACTCCCCCGCTGTGCAGTCGAGCGACCCCGTCCCCTCCGGCGAGACCGACGTCTCCGGCTTCAGCTACGAGCAGGCGCGCGACGAGCTCGTCCGCGTCGTCTCCGAGCTCGAGCAGGGCAGCTCCACGCTCGAGCGCTCGCTCGCCCTCTGGGAGCGCGGCGAGGCGCTCGCGGCCCGCTGCGAGGAGTGGCTGATCGGCGCCCGCGCCCGGCTCGACGCCGCGCGCTCGGGCGGATCCGGCGCCGGCGGATCGAGCAACGGATGA
- a CDS encoding prepilin peptidase, whose protein sequence is MQRAGDLLAALTGAVLLGAVALRRTAPPAATVVVLVVAAVTVPLVVADVRERRLPNVLTAPILLVACASAGGDALSGRMPASLPAVLATALALEVLHLAGGLGRGDVKLGAALAAPLAAIDPVLALAGPVLAFVLAGAWSLPAVLSGGGAARIPFGPFQLAAFWLVLALV, encoded by the coding sequence ATGCAGCGGGCCGGCGATCTCCTGGCCGCCCTCACCGGGGCGGTCCTGCTCGGTGCGGTCGCCCTCAGGCGGACCGCGCCGCCCGCCGCGACGGTCGTCGTCCTCGTCGTCGCCGCGGTGACGGTGCCGCTCGTCGTCGCCGATGTGCGCGAGCGACGGCTGCCGAACGTGCTGACCGCGCCGATCCTGCTGGTCGCCTGCGCGTCGGCGGGCGGCGACGCGCTGAGCGGCCGGATGCCGGCGTCTCTGCCGGCCGTGCTCGCGACGGCGCTCGCTCTCGAGGTGCTGCATCTCGCGGGCGGGCTGGGGAGGGGCGACGTGAAGCTCGGCGCGGCGCTGGCCGCTCCGCTGGCGGCGATCGATCCGGTGCTCGCCCTGGCGGGACCGGTGCTGGCCTTCGTCCTCGCGGGGGCGTGGAGTCTGCCGGCGGTCCTCAGCGGCGGCGGGGCGGCGCGGATCCCGTTCGGGCCGTTCCAGCTCGCGGCGTTCTGGCTCGTGCTCGCCCTGGTCTGA
- a CDS encoding acyl-CoA dehydrogenase, whose protein sequence is MGRVSILDDALLERFRLRAAGYDERNVFFTEDLEELRAAGYLTMLVPEELGGGGLGLEQATAEHTRLATAAPATALATTMHLVWTGIAKALRARGDSSLEHVLVDAAAGHVFAFGNSEPGNDLVLSDSLTRAEPLGDGGYRFTGTKIFTSLSPAWTRLGVFGRDDSGPEPRLVHGFVDRPSPDAPVPGLTVHDDWDTLGMRATQSRTTVLDGVEVPAARMFRSLPVGPTADPLVFAIFADFELLIASVYLGVAQRALELGVASARKRTSLRAGGRPLAEDPDIRWRLADAAILLDGLRAPLASAAADVDALVDRGAAWFPSLVGVKIRTTEAALRIVESAVRVSGGSSYRRDSELSRLYRDVLAGLFHPSDDESAHGLFANALLGPVPPRD, encoded by the coding sequence GTGGGGCGGGTGAGCATCCTCGACGACGCGCTCCTCGAGCGCTTCCGCCTCCGCGCGGCCGGCTACGACGAGCGCAACGTCTTCTTCACCGAGGACCTCGAGGAGCTGCGGGCCGCCGGCTACCTGACGATGCTCGTCCCGGAGGAGCTCGGCGGCGGCGGCCTCGGTCTCGAGCAGGCGACGGCCGAGCACACCCGGCTGGCCACCGCGGCGCCCGCGACGGCGCTGGCGACCACGATGCACCTGGTCTGGACGGGCATCGCGAAGGCGTTGCGCGCCCGCGGCGACTCCTCGCTCGAGCACGTCCTCGTCGACGCGGCGGCCGGGCACGTCTTCGCCTTCGGCAACAGCGAGCCCGGCAACGATCTCGTGCTCTCCGACTCCCTCACCCGGGCCGAGCCGCTGGGCGACGGCGGCTACCGCTTCACCGGCACCAAGATCTTCACCTCGCTCTCGCCGGCCTGGACGCGACTCGGGGTCTTCGGCCGCGACGACAGCGGGCCCGAGCCGCGGCTCGTGCACGGCTTCGTCGACCGGCCGTCGCCGGACGCGCCGGTGCCCGGGCTCACCGTGCACGACGACTGGGACACCCTCGGCATGCGCGCCACCCAGAGCCGCACGACGGTGCTCGACGGCGTCGAGGTGCCGGCGGCGCGGATGTTCCGCTCGCTGCCCGTCGGCCCCACCGCCGATCCGCTCGTCTTCGCGATCTTCGCCGATTTCGAGCTGCTGATCGCCTCGGTCTACCTCGGAGTCGCCCAGCGCGCCCTCGAGCTCGGCGTGGCATCAGCGCGGAAGCGGACGTCGCTGCGGGCCGGCGGGCGGCCGCTGGCCGAGGACCCGGACATCCGCTGGCGCCTCGCCGACGCCGCGATCCTGCTCGACGGGCTCCGGGCGCCGCTCGCGAGCGCGGCGGCCGACGTCGACGCGCTGGTGGACCGCGGGGCGGCCTGGTTCCCCTCGCTCGTCGGGGTGAAGATCCGGACGACCGAGGCGGCGCTGCGCATCGTCGAGAGCGCCGTCCGCGTCTCGGGCGGTTCGTCCTACCGCCGCGACTCCGAGCTGTCGCGGCTCTACCGTGACGTGCTCGCCGGACTCTTCCATCCGTCCGACGACGAGTCCGCGCACGGGCTCTTCGCGAACGCCCTGCTCGGGCCGGTGCCGCCCCGCGACTGA
- a CDS encoding 4-hydroxy-3-methylbut-2-enyl diphosphate reductase has product MPRMPRATGRLRDEPVAGAKRVLLAAPRGYCAGVDRAVVAVEKAIEHYGAPVYVRKQIVHNVHVVSTLESQGAIFVEEVDEVPEGSHIVFSAHGVSPAVVQSAADRNLQAIDATCPLVTKVHREAVRFARDDFEILLIGHEGHEEVEGTAGEAPDHVTLVGSPDDVPNIVVKDPDKVVWLSQTTLSVDETMETVRRLRERFPNLQDPPSDDICYATQNRQVAIKKVAEHAELVIVVGSANSSNSVRLVEVALEYGAKAAYRIDYSSEIKQEWLDGIRTVGVTSGASVPEVLVREVLDDLAAAGYGDVEEVKTAEEDLMFSLPKELRKDVAGKRDARGAGGRVSAPVRA; this is encoded by the coding sequence ATGCCGCGCATGCCCCGCGCTACCGGGCGCCTGCGCGACGAGCCCGTCGCCGGTGCCAAGCGGGTGCTCCTCGCCGCTCCCCGCGGCTACTGCGCCGGCGTCGACCGCGCGGTCGTCGCCGTCGAGAAGGCGATCGAGCACTACGGCGCCCCCGTCTACGTGCGCAAGCAGATCGTGCACAACGTGCACGTCGTCTCCACGCTCGAGAGCCAGGGCGCGATCTTCGTCGAGGAGGTCGACGAGGTCCCCGAGGGCTCGCACATCGTCTTCAGCGCCCACGGCGTCTCGCCGGCGGTCGTGCAGAGTGCGGCCGACCGCAATCTGCAGGCGATCGACGCGACCTGCCCGCTGGTCACCAAGGTGCACCGCGAGGCCGTGCGCTTCGCCCGCGACGACTTCGAGATCCTCCTGATCGGCCACGAGGGCCACGAGGAGGTCGAGGGCACCGCGGGGGAGGCTCCTGATCACGTGACCCTGGTCGGCAGCCCCGACGACGTGCCGAACATCGTGGTGAAGGACCCGGACAAGGTCGTCTGGCTGTCGCAGACCACGCTCTCGGTCGACGAGACGATGGAGACGGTGCGCCGCCTCCGCGAGCGCTTCCCCAACCTGCAGGACCCGCCGAGCGACGACATCTGCTACGCCACCCAGAACCGCCAGGTCGCGATCAAGAAGGTCGCCGAGCACGCCGAGCTGGTCATCGTCGTCGGCTCCGCCAACTCGTCCAACTCGGTCCGCCTCGTCGAGGTCGCGCTCGAGTACGGCGCCAAGGCCGCCTACCGGATCGACTACTCCAGCGAGATCAAGCAGGAGTGGCTGGACGGCATCCGCACCGTCGGCGTCACCAGCGGCGCCTCGGTGCCCGAGGTCCTCGTGCGCGAGGTGCTCGACGACCTCGCCGCCGCCGGCTACGGCGATGTCGAGGAGGTCAAGACGGCGGAGGAGGACTTGATGTTCTCGCTGCCCAAGGAGCTGCGCAAGGACGTCGCCGGCAAGCGCGACGCCCGCGGCGCCGGCGGACGCGTGAGCGCCCCCGTCCGCGCCTGA
- a CDS encoding class II fumarate hydratase yields MGEVRVPRDALYAAQTQRAVENFPISGAGLEPAQIAALARIKKAAALVNAELGVLDDEIARSIADAADLIVGGGYDEHFPIDVYQTGSGTSSNMNMNEVLATLATTALGRTVHPNDHVNASQSSNDVFPTSVHVAVTGALIEDLIPSLERLAESLETKAELWAEVVKAGRTHLMDATPVTLGQEFGGYAAQIRLGIERVQSALPRVAEVPLGGTAVGTGINTPAGFPAKVIARLAEETGLPVTEARNHFEAQGARDSLVEASGALRVLAVSLTKINNDLRWMGSGPNTGLGELSIPDLQPGSSIMPGKVNPVIPEAVLMVCARVIGNDATIAWAGASGAFELNVAIPVMGTALLESIRLLAASATLLADKTIDGLEANVERARALAESSPSIVTPLNKVIGYEAAAKVAKNSVAKGITVRESVVDLGFVERGEVTEAQLDSALDVMSMTRPG; encoded by the coding sequence ATGGGCGAGGTGCGCGTCCCGCGCGACGCGCTCTACGCCGCGCAGACGCAGCGCGCGGTCGAGAACTTCCCGATCTCGGGGGCGGGCCTCGAGCCGGCCCAGATCGCGGCGCTCGCCCGGATCAAGAAGGCCGCGGCCCTCGTCAACGCCGAGCTCGGCGTGCTGGACGACGAGATCGCGCGCTCCATCGCCGACGCGGCCGACCTGATCGTCGGCGGCGGCTACGACGAGCACTTCCCGATCGACGTCTACCAGACCGGCTCGGGCACCTCGTCGAACATGAACATGAACGAGGTGCTCGCCACCCTCGCCACCACCGCGCTCGGCCGCACGGTGCACCCGAACGACCACGTCAACGCGTCGCAGTCCTCGAACGACGTCTTCCCGACCTCGGTGCACGTCGCCGTGACCGGCGCGCTGATCGAGGACCTGATCCCCTCGCTCGAGCGCCTGGCCGAGTCGCTCGAGACCAAGGCCGAGCTGTGGGCCGAGGTCGTCAAGGCCGGCCGCACCCACCTGATGGACGCCACGCCCGTCACCCTCGGCCAGGAGTTCGGCGGCTACGCCGCGCAGATCCGCCTCGGCATCGAGCGCGTGCAGTCCGCCCTCCCCCGCGTCGCGGAGGTCCCGCTCGGCGGCACCGCCGTCGGCACCGGCATCAACACGCCGGCCGGCTTCCCGGCGAAGGTCATCGCCCGCCTCGCGGAGGAGACCGGGCTCCCCGTCACGGAGGCCCGCAACCACTTCGAGGCCCAGGGCGCGCGCGACTCGCTGGTCGAGGCCTCGGGTGCGCTGCGCGTGCTCGCGGTCAGCCTCACCAAGATCAACAACGACCTGCGCTGGATGGGCTCGGGCCCGAACACGGGGCTCGGCGAGCTCAGCATCCCGGACCTCCAGCCCGGCTCGTCGATCATGCCCGGCAAGGTCAACCCGGTCATCCCGGAGGCCGTGCTGATGGTCTGCGCCCGCGTGATCGGCAACGACGCGACGATCGCCTGGGCCGGCGCGTCCGGCGCCTTCGAGCTCAACGTCGCCATCCCCGTGATGGGCACGGCTCTGCTGGAGTCGATCCGCCTGCTCGCCGCGTCCGCGACGCTGCTCGCCGACAAGACGATCGACGGCCTCGAGGCGAACGTGGAGCGCGCGCGAGCGCTGGCGGAGTCGTCGCCCTCGATCGTCACGCCGCTGAACAAGGTCATCGGCTACGAGGCCGCCGCCAAGGTCGCGAAGAACTCGGTCGCCAAGGGCATCACCGTGCGCGAGTCGGTCGTCGACCTCGGCTTCGTCGAGCGCGGCGAGGTGACGGAGGCGCAGCTCGACAGCGCCCTCGACGTCATGTCGATGACCCGCCCGGGCTGA
- a CDS encoding DUF4245 domain-containing protein, whose product MSREKPPRVVAELGRPETAAETAARKAENSRLYRQRKTVNNLVFSLLATVGAVALIVLIVPRGEGTVRDPVDVPAVAAQFQLGESETLAAPDLPDSWSSNAAELREDGGVEYWYVGLITPKNGYIGISQGFDADERWVSGQLDSAAATGVEQIDGREWTVYDHREGAGDTGNTPYALETTAGGSTYLVYGTAPTEEIRQVVDAITPQIGQEESR is encoded by the coding sequence ATGAGCCGCGAGAAGCCGCCGCGCGTCGTCGCCGAGCTCGGCCGGCCCGAGACGGCCGCCGAGACCGCCGCGCGCAAGGCCGAGAACTCCCGGCTCTACCGCCAGCGCAAGACCGTCAACAACCTCGTCTTCTCGCTGCTCGCGACCGTCGGCGCCGTCGCGCTGATCGTGCTGATCGTCCCGCGCGGCGAGGGCACCGTCCGCGACCCGGTCGACGTGCCGGCGGTCGCCGCCCAGTTCCAGCTCGGCGAGAGCGAGACGCTCGCCGCGCCCGACCTGCCCGACTCCTGGTCCTCGAACGCGGCCGAGCTGCGCGAGGACGGCGGCGTCGAGTACTGGTACGTCGGCCTGATCACGCCGAAGAACGGCTACATCGGCATCAGCCAGGGCTTCGACGCCGACGAGCGCTGGGTCTCCGGCCAGCTCGACAGCGCCGCCGCCACCGGCGTCGAGCAGATCGACGGCCGCGAGTGGACGGTCTACGACCACCGCGAGGGCGCCGGCGACACCGGCAACACCCCCTACGCTCTCGAGACGACGGCCGGTGGCAGCACCTACCTCGTCTACGGCACGGCCCCGACGGAGGAGATCCGCCAGGTCGTCGACGCCATCACCCCGCAGATCGGCCAGGAGGAGTCCCGTTGA
- a CDS encoding DUF6264 family protein, whose product MTNAHDQPSGSPRPEPQYGEYAPPGWSWTPPEDAVVVPDPRGSESDPRPATAPAAKTVAHPVDRLITIILLALGVFFAVPTLLDPSSFATTLSELYTSQGIGTYASPELARTLGLVVALAQALIVAFAVWISIRRLRAGKRAVLVPILGIVATIVLSLTVAAIAILGDPTFADYVSRMSAGTGTDV is encoded by the coding sequence GTGACGAACGCACACGACCAGCCGAGCGGCTCCCCGCGCCCGGAACCGCAGTACGGCGAGTACGCGCCGCCCGGCTGGTCGTGGACGCCTCCGGAGGACGCGGTCGTCGTCCCGGACCCGCGGGGGTCCGAGTCGGATCCGCGGCCCGCGACCGCCCCGGCCGCGAAGACCGTGGCGCACCCCGTCGACCGGCTGATCACGATCATCCTGCTGGCGCTCGGCGTCTTCTTCGCCGTGCCGACGCTGCTCGATCCGTCGAGCTTCGCGACCACCCTCTCCGAGCTCTACACGAGCCAGGGCATCGGCACCTACGCCTCGCCCGAGCTCGCCCGCACCCTCGGGCTGGTCGTCGCTCTCGCGCAGGCGCTGATCGTGGCCTTCGCGGTCTGGATCTCGATCCGCCGACTGCGGGCCGGCAAGCGCGCCGTGCTGGTGCCGATCCTTGGCATCGTCGCGACGATCGTGCTCTCGCTGACGGTCGCGGCCATCGCGATCCTCGGCGACCCGACCTTCGCCGACTACGTCTCGCGGATGTCCGCCGGGACCGGCACGGACGTCTAG
- a CDS encoding carbonic anhydrase has translation MLRGNQRFVAGEPRHPRQDVERRNELAAEQKPLAALFGCSDSRLAAEIIFDLGLGDLFVVRNAGQVIADSIIGSLEYGVAVLGVKLILVLGHDECGAVKAAIQSQAPGAERLPPHIEHLIEPIIPAVRRIVGPQPDGRVLVDPSTTDALAVGREHLRDTVAELLQRSPLIADAVAAGELAVVGANYRLADGTVDSDVVLGIDPPQLSPYRSEQERTSSPLQSVSTAPDAE, from the coding sequence ATGCTCCGCGGCAACCAGCGCTTCGTCGCCGGTGAGCCGCGGCACCCCCGCCAGGACGTCGAGCGCCGCAACGAGCTCGCCGCCGAGCAGAAGCCGCTCGCGGCGCTCTTCGGCTGCAGCGACAGCCGGCTGGCCGCCGAGATCATCTTCGACCTCGGCCTCGGCGACCTCTTCGTCGTCCGCAACGCCGGCCAGGTCATCGCCGACTCGATCATCGGCTCCCTCGAGTACGGCGTGGCCGTGCTCGGCGTCAAGCTGATCCTCGTCCTCGGCCACGACGAGTGCGGAGCGGTCAAGGCCGCGATCCAGTCGCAGGCGCCCGGCGCCGAGCGGCTCCCCCCGCACATCGAGCACCTGATCGAGCCGATCATCCCCGCGGTGCGCCGCATCGTCGGCCCGCAGCCCGACGGCCGGGTGCTCGTCGACCCGTCGACGACCGACGCTCTCGCGGTCGGCCGCGAGCACCTCCGCGACACGGTCGCCGAGCTGCTGCAGCGCTCCCCGCTCATCGCCGACGCGGTGGCCGCGGGCGAGCTCGCCGTCGTCGGCGCCAACTACCGACTCGCCGACGGCACCGTCGACTCCGACGTGGTCCTCGGCATCGACCCCCCGCAGCTCAGCCCCTACCGCTCGGAGCAGGAGCGCACCTCCAGCCCGCTCCAGAGCGTCTCGACCGCTCCCGACGCCGAGTAA